The genomic stretch GGACAAGGCCATCGCCTCCTACCTCCCGCACATCCTCGCCGAggccaagaagatcaaggaccaGGACAGGACGCTCAAGATCTACATGAACGAAGGCGAGTCCTGGTTCGCCATCGACCTCCACCACCCTTCCACCTTCACCACGCTCGCCATGGACCGCGACATGAAGCGCTCCGTCATGGACGACCTCGAGAGGTTCGTCAGGAGGAAAGAGTACTACAAGAGGATCGGCAAGGCCTGGAAGCGAGGGTACCTGCTCCACGGCCCGCCTGGGACCGGCAAGTCCAGCCTCATTGCCGCCATGGCCAACTACCTCAAGTTCGACGTCTACGATCTCGAGCTCACAGAGGTGAACTGGAATTCCACGCTGAGGAGGCTGCTCATCGGGATGACCAACAGGTCCATCCTCGTCATCGAGGACATCGACTGCTCCGTCGATCTGCAGCAGCGTGCAGAGGAAGGTCAGGATGGTGGTACAAAATCCAGTCCTCCTCCTTCAGAGGACAAGGTAATTAACCAACACATGTAACCCTGCTGCCTGGCCTGTCTGTCTTTTTTGGCGTGCTCATGTACTCATGTGGCTTTTAATTTTGGGCAATTTGCCAAAACAGGTGACATTATCTGGGCTACTCAACTTCGTGGATGGTCTGTGGTCAACAAGTGGGGAGGAGAGGATCATCATCTTCACGACGAACTACAAGGAGCGGCTCGACCCGGCGCTGCTTCGGCCAGGCAGGATGGACATGCACATCCACATGGGTTACTGCTGCCCGGAGTCATTCAGAATCCTGGCCTCCAACTACCACTCCATCACTGACCACGACACATACCCTGAGATAGAAGCACTGATCAAGGAGGCGATGGTGACTCCAGCAGAGGTCGCGGAGGTGCTCATGAGGAACGACGACACCGACATCGCGCTCCAGGGCCTTATTCGGTTCCTCAAGGGAAAGAAGGGTGATGCCAAGAACAGCCAAGGCGAAAACGTGGAGCACGTGACCAAAGAGGAGGAGAAAGAGATGATGCCGACAAAAAAAGATGACCCAGTCGATCAAAATCTCAATGATGCAGGCAAGCAATGATGCCAAAGTAGTGTGCATATCAAATGTTGTAGTGCCAGAATAACCTGCTGAAAATGTATCGTTTTGGTATTAATAAGAGGTCTTTTTTTTCGAGCTGCAGAGTACTCTGGTATTATGATCCTTTGTCTCCTTCATATAAAATCATATGTATCACACTGTATGTAAAGTACATATAGGCCCTGTTGCATTCAGATGAGTATATGCAGCAGCTTTAACGTGCCATTCTACACATAATAAACAATCAATGTTGTCAAAACCTACAGACTACAGGGCGTTttgcataccgacactgcttcCCACAACAGATCAATCTTCAGAATTGGTGCTCACCACATTTTCTCCTTGTAGCTCATTTTCTTCTCGTAGATCATACTCAACAACTAGACCAAGATTATCAACAAACTTGTGGTACACCTGGCACCCTGCACACTGTTTGTGCAGTGTATGTTAGTAGAACATAAATTTACAGCATGCGCAAGAAAACATCAATCATACCAATGTGGGGAGTATGTCTCATACAGTGATCCAAAATGAGCAAAGCAGTAGGTCTGGAGTTTGCAGTTGCATATAAACAAAGGCACAGAACAAAGTCTACCTGAAGAAAAACTGTCCCTCTTTCATAGGCTACTCTGTTTATCAAGCGCTTGGTCCTTTCACCACATGCATTGCATGTAAATTGAACAAGCAAGCTTCTTCTAGGAAGCTTTATATCAATAGTGGCTTCCTGAAATATCACACAAATATTTTATATCAATAGTGGCTTCCTGAAGAAACAAAAGTTACATTTACGGCATTCTGGTCTACAAACTAGTCTTCTGCTGTTTGCCACTTCACTATTCAATCTGCCATTGAATTGAACAGCACTTACACTCATTTTCTGAACCTAGTTTGTTCCTCAATCAGAAAGCAATATGTTACGTTGTTTGCCATGCAATAAACCGATGAATTATATATAAACTGCAGGACCTTATCATTATTTCTTTTTCATATTTTCACACATCACATATGTGCTATCAAGCTATCAAATTTACAATTTACAAAATGTGTTGTCTTTTGAATGCCAAAGTATGCAAGAAACCCAAGCAATGAAAAGGCCTACAAGAAATGTACACAAAGCACAATCTCAGTAAACAATCAGCAATTTCAAATGAACAACATCATGGGCGTGTTCATATATACAGTTTACTAAAGCCAATCAGCCAATGGACAAAGAAGACATGGTGCTAGAAACCCACAATTATTCTGACAATATGAATCATTAAAGTTGATATAGAATAGCTAGCACCCTACATCAACAGTATCAGGCTGAATCTCATCAGCTATCCAATTTCAATAAAGAGTGGTCTGTGGTCCAAATGCCCAAGCAATTACTGTTTCCCCATTGCTGGTGGCTACCCGATCCAATCCACTCCCTAATCGCCTCCACTAAATAATTCCAAGTAACATGGAGCATTCATAACCCAAACCAATTTTCACCCTCACAATCTGAAACATCGTAGAGAggaaggggagagagagagagcgctaaCCGTTGGCGACGGCACCGCGTCCGAATTGGCCTCGCCGGAGGAGGAAGCAGAGACAACGAACCTCCTTGGACGGTACGAAACTCTCAACCTGCGCAAAGAGAGACGAGCTTAGACACCCGCGAGCCGATGCGACACGAGAAGAACGAGGAACGGAGCGCACCGCGGTGCCGACGCCCTGAGCTTCGAGGAGGAGGCGGCAAGGGACacccgaggaggaggaggttccAGGCGGGTCGAGAGGATCCCCGACCACAACGCGAAGGGCCGCAGCCCCGCCGAGCAGCAGCCGTACCCCGCGGCCGTCGTCGCCATAGCCGCCTACTCGGCTACTCCTGTCAGCGAGGACCGAGGGGAAAGGAAGAGAGGAGaaagagggtgaaccagtaacTGGGCCGCCCACCGTAGCCCAGGAAAGGCCCGTTTGACACACTTCCCCCGCACCTGTTGGCTACTCGGCTGTTGCCGCAGCCCACGGCGGCCCGAGATCAACTTTCGAATTGTTTCTGCGTAATATAATATGCATCTGATTCACGTAACCAGCAGTGCTGCATTTCTAGTCCAACAAACCACAACAGAAAAACCAAGTTTTGTTGTACTCTATAAAATTATGGCATCAAAGCCTTATTCTGAATCACTGTTTACTATTTTACTCTTTTAGTTTATATGGACAGCCCTGGATGAATTTGGAATTGTGGGAAGTACcgagtcaaaaaaaaaaaaaacccctaCTCTGTACCAGGCTACCAGCCATGGATACATTTGGAATTTAGCATTACAACGTATGCTCTTCTGTAGTCCTCACTAACAAACACTGTTGCAATGTAGCAGCGTGAGCACAGGGGGAGCGGCAAGGAACGTACGAAAAAATTCCCAAGCCTCACCACCTTTGACAGCTGTAACTGAAAATCAGAGCTTCTTCACGGTTTCTTCTACTGCACGTTCATAGTACCTCATTCTCTGTGTAGCTTCCACTGCACGGTCAAAATCCTTCTTGTCAAATGCCTCCTGGAAGGAACCGGACCAGGTTTCAAGCTTTTCCTTAATCTGGAAAAAGGAATTAAAAAAACTATGAACCCAGAAATCATTTGAAACACTAtcatgctccctggttatggtgaCTTTAGTCAGAGATCAGAACCTGAGATTGGATCTTCTCCAGAGTTTGAGAATCACTGGCATCGCTGACAGCTTCCCGTATCTCCATCATCTGCAAATGATTTGTTATTGATTTATAGAGAACATTCTCATCTTCATTTCGTGCAAGTTAATGGGAAAAGATGTATAAAAAGAAACCATTTGTGTTGTTGTATTCATCTCAATTCAGAGTTCATTCGTTTTTGTACTTCTGTAGGGATGTTTAACACATCGAGGGTGTGTTCCAACTTGTGATGATGTTCACAGTTATCGAAAGATACTCTTTTCTTCATCGACATGTATTCCACGATGAATGAAATTACCTCCATAAGAAGTTCTGGATCATTGATAGTCTTTTCTTCATCGACATGTATCCCTTCGAGTTTCAACTGCCAAAAAATTAGTACAGATGAGATGCTTCCAAAGATGAGTATAATACTTGTGTTTATTCATAGTGGAGAAACTTCCGACAGAGAAAATCAAAGGGTGTAATTACCACATCACTACAAGCAACACATCCAGCACAAAGTTGTGATTATTTATTACTCCGTATTTCTTTTCATGTACATATAGGTGAAGGGTCAACCAGACAACTTCAAAATACATTAAAACGAGATGAATCTAAGCATATGTGTTTCATCATTACACATCACTGAAACTTTAAGCATTGCTGGATAAACTCACCAAGTACAGTGCCCTTGGTAAAGGTTTGCTGAGTGTGCGGTATGCATCAATCACAAGTGCTGACTGCTCCGCAGCATAGCCCCTCTctttctaaataaaaaaaatataagccATTCAGAAGTGATTTAGAGAGGTTAACATTAAATATGGGCATTTCTATGAATGCCAGATGGACAGAAACCTCAGATTTCGAGTGAACTAGGTCAGGATGTAACTTCTTCTGCCAGTCCTTGTACTTCCCTTCCAAGTTATTATCCTTTATATTATATTCTCTTTTTCTGAAGAAACCAACAAGAAAAAACATCAGCATCATATGTTCAGTGGCACAGAAACATTACAAGAAGGCAAAAATGGCAGAATCTTAAAACATGTTGAAGTTTCATTAGCTTTTAATAAGCGTATGGGACTATTCTACATCATAAACAAACATAATTTTATGAACAAATCTCCAGATAAGTTAATCAATAACTAACTAACTATGGTAGGAGTATGGAAAAGATCATATTAATACTTAGTAGCATGGAACTGACAAGGATAGAAACAATTGTGTCTAATTGCAACAATGTTTTCTCCAGATAAGTTAATCAATAACTAACTAACTACGGTAGGAATATGGAAAAGATCATATTAATACTTAGTAGCATGGAACTGACAAGGATAGAAACAATTGTGTCTAATTGCAAAAATGTTTGGCAAACCGATATTAATTGTGTCACAAAAGTACACATTAGAGGCAAAAGTGCATACTCTGTGTTTAACTCAGTAAAAGTAGACATGGATTGTCGAGTATATACGTCCAGATAATGGCCCAATTCCACACTTACAACACCCTTTTGTTTTGGAAACAAACAGAATGCACATAAACTAAAAAGAATTGTCTTATCAAGGTCCTATAACTTAATAACATCACTTTCCAGATGATTCACAAGAGCTACATCACAAATCACCCTGCCAAGAATGCCATATGGAGTATACAGAAACAGACAGAGGTGTCATATTCGTAAGTAGACCCTATGGTAACTGATACTCCCCTctgattgaaaaaaaaaaatatccTTGACAGTTGAACGTTTACGCAATCAATAAATAAGAAATCGCGTGGATTGATGGCATAAGGTTAATGCTATTAAATTTATCATGGAAAATAACTGCATAGCTTTATTTAAAATGACATGCTCAGGGATGTTATCAAAGTATCGTCTTCTTATAGAGCATGTTAATATCATATACAACTTATATTTGGATTAGAGCGAGTAGTTGATCAATCCTAGCCACACATGAGTACAAGTTCTAAGCATCCATGTAATGAAACACTAATAAGACGCGTCTTTATCCTTCTTGTTTTTGGGTGTGAGCGGGTGTGTGTTTTATGCGGGTTTTTTAAGAGGTGTTTATGGGGTTCTGGCCTTCTGGATCCTTTCTTCAACAGggcacacaaaaaaaaacatagaaCAATAAGCTACAATTCTGCAGGGCAAACACTACAGCAAGTTCTCATTAATCAGCAAACAGAGACTCAAATTGCGAAGGCATCGCATCATTCAGCATCAAACCCAGAATTCGGAGTAAACCTATGAGCACCGAATCCGCCGCCGCAACGTAATTCAAAGGCTCGAGATTCCCGGAGCTACTCACAGGCCAAATATTTGGAAGTAGTCGACGGCGGGGTCGACGGGCTGCACGCTCCCGCAGGACCCGCAGGAGAGGAACGCGCCTGTCGCACCGCAGCTCCagcacgcgccgccgccgccgcttgaCTGGTTCGACAGGCTCCGGAAGGGAGCCCCGACAGAAGAGGAACCCCACAAGATTCCAAGATTGTGCTGGGACAGGGTAGAGCAAGAGGCGGGGGAGGATGCGGCGGTGGTTATAGGAGGCAGCGGGCGTCGATTAActcggcggccggcggcggcggcggcggctgcagcgAGGTGGTGGCGGAGCGGCCCGGCTCCAGCGCGCCGCCACATGGTCTCTGACGGTGCGGGTGCGGCGCAGCTGATGCCCACGTGTCTTTTCTAAAatggtactccctccatccaaatCGTaaatcattccaaaaatcttaaacagtcaaactttttaaagtttgactaaatttatatgataaaataataattattatgataccaattaaatatcattagattcttccttaattatattttcatagtacactcactttacgttacaaatcttagtatttcactttataattttggtcaaacgtgaaaatgctttgactctctattcttagaatgacttacaatttaggatggagggagtaactatAATATTTTAGAAGGGCAAATGCTCTCAAattgttaaggccttgtttagatcaatttttttagattttaatatagtaaaatttttatttttatttaacaattattatctaaacATAGACTAAATAGACTTAAaatatttatctcacaaattacaggtgaagtgtacaattagttatttttaatctatatttaatgctttatgcatgtcatGAGGAATCTTGAAAGGTTTTTTGATTTTAAATGGAACTAAATAAAGCctgaaatattatccaattacggagtaactagccttaaaagatccgtctcgcgatttacagacaaattccgcaattagtttttgttttcatctatatttattgCATGCAGGGGTGGACCCACAGGGTATGTCAGGTGGGCCACGGTATACCCTGTGGGGCATGCCTTGTACTTAAAATTGTATTATCATCTGTTATATAGATAATTAGCAACATGATAACTAATGTGTCTTGTTGGTCTGGAGGTCCCTGGTTCAAACCCTTCCTGCCTCATTTTtgtatttattttctatttttgtgcctcttttaaaaaataactataaataatatgaTTTTTTCTTTAAGTCTTATTATTTTTCATCCCATCTTCTTGTGTCTCGTGAAACCTTAGTTTCAAGCTATGTATAATATTGTTTTAAAATTTAATTTCTATTTAATTTCGTCTCCTTTAAAAATAACTATATATAATGTATTTCATCCTTTAGTTTTCTATTTTCATCTCCTCTTGATTTGTCCCACAAGACCTTACATGTttctttgtttttgttttttttttatcccCTATAGATATTATAACTATAAATAATTTGTTTTGTCATTTATTTTGAATGTTTTCATCATATCTTTGTTGTGTCATGTGAGATACTCCATGAAATGGGATGGAAATCTATAGCTATACATAGAGCATGTTTgcttccccttgctaaattttagctaactaaaacttattttagctactcttgggtgactaatagaactaaactattttagctttttTTAGTCAATatatttggaactttagctactacaatgactaaagtttagctaactaaaatttagcaagcggAAACAAACAGAGCCATAATGT from Sorghum bicolor cultivar BTx623 chromosome 3, Sorghum_bicolor_NCBIv3, whole genome shotgun sequence encodes the following:
- the LOC8082216 gene encoding AAA-ATPase At3g50940 — encoded protein: MATYDKAMESYKKAVTTVASLAASAMLVRGVVNELVPYEVREFLFSGLGYLRSRMSSQHTVVIEETEGWASNQLYDAARTYLATRINTDMQRLRVSRVDEGKSLMFSMEEGEEMADVHAGAEFRWRLVCRDGGGAGAGNGGHAHAHARGGGGGGSYRFEVRSFEMSFHRRHKDKAIASYLPHILAEAKKIKDQDRTLKIYMNEGESWFAIDLHHPSTFTTLAMDRDMKRSVMDDLERFVRRKEYYKRIGKAWKRGYLLHGPPGTGKSSLIAAMANYLKFDVYDLELTEVNWNSTLRRLLIGMTNRSILVIEDIDCSVDLQQRAEEGQDGGTKSSPPPSEDKVTLSGLLNFVDGLWSTSGEERIIIFTTNYKERLDPALLRPGRMDMHIHMGYCCPESFRILASNYHSITDHDTYPEIEALIKEAMVTPAEVAEVLMRNDDTDIALQGLIRFLKGKKGDAKNSQGENVEHVTKEEEKEMMPTKKDDPVDQNLNDAGKQ
- the LOC8082217 gene encoding uncharacterized protein C24H6.02c, which translates into the protein MATTAAGYGCCSAGLRPFALWSGILSTRLEPPPPRVSLAASSSKLRASAPRLRVSYRPRRFVVSASSSGEANSDAVPSPTEATIDIKLPRRSLLVQFTCNACGERTKRLINRVAYERGTVFLQCAGCQVYHKFVDNLGLVVEYDLREENELQGENVVSTNSED
- the LOC8082512 gene encoding iron-sulfur cluster co-chaperone protein HscB, mitochondrial — its product is MWRRAGAGPLRHHLAAAAAAAAGRRVNRRPLPPITTAASSPASCSTLSQHNLGILWGSSSVGAPFRSLSNQSSGGGGACWSCGATGAFLSCGSCGSVQPVDPAVDYFQIFGLKREYNIKDNNLEGKYKDWQKKLHPDLVHSKSEKERGYAAEQSALVIDAYRTLSKPLPRALYLLKLEGIHVDEEKTINDPELLMEMMEIREAVSDASDSQTLEKIQSQIKEKLETWSGSFQEAFDKKDFDRAVEATQRMRYYERAVEETVKKL